One segment of bacterium DNA contains the following:
- a CDS encoding tetratricopeptide repeat protein has product MKNDIRQLQCVNPELGERLFPYGLGTLAAEDAAAFEDHLMECAYCRTELAAGFEAFAALKEHRSDLVEQMKASGEDYDTLFAKLREAAEPERRRAISLPTRWKQFIDAVLNPWVYGPVVTAAVAVILILHTTRPPQLGTPSAPRTHSGDTHQLRALEEAKPESQPSQPQAEEKTIERIAPPVPETAPLADQVMPQQRSLSPDVAKQAVPALPEPRAMRAGHSTSELRSEVRVLPPQSVSAPPESAVPQQDITYQSPPVKIDVSSKQMRFAAGQSHETPLPPAVQNRALALIANPPLMQERAASTSMQQMLSKQPGFKVDPSGEKHVRKSHESAAPDTARPHPVLAGMAAYRHGDYAAAIPAFAEAAREQPADSSVWFNLGISHLQLSQWAAAAQALTKADSLSGSRNPLPHYYLALATLLNGDLETGRLLLKGLSARQDSLGIRAAELERLLDAPVKRR; this is encoded by the coding sequence ATGAAGAACGACATCCGGCAATTGCAGTGCGTAAATCCCGAACTGGGCGAACGGCTCTTCCCCTACGGATTGGGAACCCTTGCTGCGGAGGACGCGGCAGCGTTTGAAGACCACCTGATGGAGTGCGCCTACTGCCGCACCGAACTGGCGGCGGGATTCGAAGCCTTTGCCGCGCTGAAAGAGCATCGTTCGGATCTCGTGGAGCAGATGAAAGCCTCCGGCGAAGATTATGATACTCTGTTTGCCAAGTTGCGCGAGGCCGCAGAGCCTGAGCGCCGACGCGCGATTTCCTTGCCCACACGATGGAAACAATTCATCGATGCCGTGCTGAATCCGTGGGTCTATGGCCCGGTCGTGACCGCCGCGGTCGCGGTCATTCTTATTTTGCATACGACGCGTCCTCCCCAGCTCGGCACTCCCTCAGCGCCCCGGACCCACTCGGGGGACACTCATCAACTTCGTGCACTGGAAGAAGCAAAGCCCGAGTCTCAGCCTTCCCAACCACAGGCAGAAGAGAAGACTATTGAGCGCATTGCGCCACCCGTACCGGAGACCGCGCCGCTGGCGGATCAGGTGATGCCCCAGCAGAGAAGTCTCAGTCCGGATGTGGCGAAGCAAGCCGTGCCGGCGCTGCCCGAACCGCGCGCCATGCGCGCAGGCCATTCAACTTCCGAGCTGCGCTCCGAAGTGCGGGTGCTGCCCCCTCAAAGCGTTTCTGCGCCGCCGGAATCTGCGGTGCCACAGCAGGACATCACCTACCAGTCTCCGCCGGTCAAGATCGACGTCTCCTCCAAACAGATGCGGTTTGCAGCCGGCCAGAGCCACGAAACGCCTTTGCCGCCTGCGGTTCAGAACCGGGCGCTGGCCCTCATTGCAAATCCACCCCTGATGCAAGAGCGCGCTGCCTCGACGTCCATGCAGCAGATGTTATCCAAGCAACCGGGATTCAAGGTGGATCCTTCCGGCGAGAAGCATGTACGGAAGAGCCATGAAAGTGCGGCTCCGGATACAGCCCGGCCACATCCTGTTCTTGCAGGAATGGCTGCGTACCGCCACGGGGACTATGCCGCCGCCATTCCCGCATTCGCAGAAGCGGCGCGCGAGCAGCCCGCCGACAGCAGCGTCTGGTTCAATCTGGGCATCTCGCACCTGCAACTGAGCCAGTGGGCGGCAGCCGCCCAAGCGCTGACCAAGGCCGATTCCCTTTCCGGCAGCCGCAATCCGCTGCCACACTATTATCTTGCCCTGGCTACGCTCCTGAACGGCGACCTTGAAACCGGACGACTGCTGCTTAAAGGATTGTCCGCAAGGCAGGATTCATTGGGCATCCGCGCCGCCGAGCTTGAGCGTCTGCTCGACGCTCCTGTCAAACGCAGGTAA
- a CDS encoding VIT domain-containing protein: protein MSPRIKFLAMIFLMGWAASRALGQMALPIRGDYGWECWSVRERTVDMQVQDQVASVTVTDAVTNPSDHDVEVEYVFPLPADAAVDQFTLVVDGRELTGRMLDAQEARQVYNDIVRRRRDPGLLEYAGYGFYRSSAFPLGAHQAALLVVHYTATCKKDGDVVELWYPMTTGRFGAEPVGRFRVSADIRSAADIVNVYSPTMDLDVDRRGPNRVVVSYAAKQYRPQSDLQLFYETSHDQVGATLLTYWPDHSKDGYYFLMVSPNPRAEAGTALAKDIIVVLDRSGSMGGEKIRQARDAARFILRNLNSRDRFNFITYNDSPAPCFNSLQTASRQNIERAMDRLDRVEASGGTNIYRALDDAMTQFPHNRFDGERGSKRPAFIIFLTDGLPTVGNTDETAILENTSRANQAGVRLFSFGVGYDVNVRLLDNLVNQNHGRSDYVKPNESIEAKVSALYKRIKNPFMTNVSVALDGFGTGDDSPAELGDLFEGDQLIRAGRIYPNSDKAYDLMQARDCPAMLTVSGMFGGEHRSFEYPIALDANGESSSHRFVEKLWATRRIGQLLEEIRLRGRAEETVDELIRLSKQYGIVTPYTSYLADERQYDLSSQEVRRQVSSKALTRSHSVTGPQAQMDAAASTEALISKSPGFKVDTEGHAMRLGASSQTQYERGGSDAITTIRIAGNETLYKHGDIWVTASVGDRDPVKDRSKFKIIQRFSEEYFALTRENTAEENKVLASQKPSEKLAILLRGTAYLIE, encoded by the coding sequence ATGTCACCGCGCATCAAATTCTTAGCCATGATCTTTCTAATGGGGTGGGCCGCCTCACGCGCCCTCGGGCAGATGGCGCTTCCAATACGTGGGGACTACGGGTGGGAGTGCTGGTCGGTACGCGAGCGCACCGTGGATATGCAGGTGCAGGATCAGGTGGCATCGGTTACGGTGACGGATGCGGTGACCAATCCCAGTGACCATGATGTGGAAGTGGAATATGTGTTTCCGCTGCCCGCCGATGCGGCGGTGGATCAGTTTACATTGGTGGTGGATGGCCGGGAATTGACCGGGCGGATGCTGGATGCTCAGGAGGCGAGACAGGTCTACAATGACATTGTCCGCCGCAGGCGCGATCCCGGTCTGCTTGAATATGCAGGCTATGGCTTCTACCGCTCCAGCGCATTTCCGCTGGGAGCGCACCAGGCGGCGCTCCTTGTGGTGCATTACACCGCCACCTGCAAAAAGGATGGCGACGTGGTAGAACTATGGTACCCTATGACCACGGGCCGGTTCGGAGCGGAACCGGTGGGCCGCTTCCGGGTGTCGGCGGACATCCGGTCGGCGGCGGATATTGTGAATGTGTACTCTCCCACGATGGATCTGGATGTGGACCGCCGCGGCCCGAACCGTGTGGTCGTAAGCTATGCGGCCAAGCAGTACCGTCCGCAGTCCGACCTGCAGCTCTTCTACGAGACGTCACACGATCAGGTGGGCGCGACGCTGCTGACCTATTGGCCGGATCACTCCAAAGATGGCTACTATTTCCTGATGGTGAGCCCCAATCCGCGCGCCGAGGCCGGCACCGCCCTGGCCAAGGACATCATTGTGGTATTGGACCGCAGCGGTTCGATGGGCGGTGAAAAGATTCGACAGGCGCGCGACGCCGCGCGGTTCATTCTGCGCAATCTCAATTCCCGCGACCGTTTCAACTTCATTACCTACAATGACAGCCCGGCACCCTGCTTCAATTCGCTGCAGACGGCCTCGCGGCAGAATATCGAACGGGCGATGGACAGGCTGGACCGGGTGGAAGCGTCGGGCGGCACAAACATCTACCGTGCCCTTGATGATGCCATGACGCAGTTTCCCCATAACCGGTTCGATGGTGAGCGCGGAAGCAAGCGTCCGGCGTTCATTATCTTCTTGACCGATGGTCTGCCTACGGTGGGCAACACCGATGAGACGGCCATTCTGGAGAACACCTCCCGCGCCAATCAGGCGGGCGTGCGGCTGTTTTCCTTCGGCGTCGGCTATGATGTCAACGTGCGGCTGCTGGACAATCTGGTCAATCAAAATCATGGCCGCAGCGATTATGTAAAGCCGAATGAATCCATCGAAGCGAAAGTATCCGCGCTCTACAAGCGGATCAAGAATCCGTTCATGACCAATGTCTCCGTGGCGCTGGATGGATTCGGCACCGGTGACGACAGCCCCGCTGAACTGGGCGATCTCTTCGAAGGAGATCAGTTGATTCGGGCGGGAAGGATTTATCCGAACAGCGACAAGGCCTACGACCTGATGCAGGCGCGTGACTGTCCGGCGATGCTGACGGTGTCGGGCATGTTCGGCGGGGAGCACCGTAGTTTCGAGTATCCGATTGCCCTCGATGCGAACGGCGAATCTTCCTCCCACCGGTTTGTGGAGAAGCTCTGGGCAACGCGGCGCATCGGCCAATTGCTTGAAGAGATCCGGCTCCGGGGCCGCGCGGAAGAGACCGTCGATGAACTGATCCGGCTCAGCAAACAGTACGGGATAGTCACGCCGTACACGAGTTACCTTGCGGATGAACGGCAATATGACTTGTCCTCCCAGGAAGTGCGTAGGCAAGTGTCCTCCAAGGCCTTGACGAGGAGTCATTCCGTCACCGGCCCGCAGGCTCAAATGGATGCCGCCGCCAGCACAGAGGCGCTGATCTCGAAAAGTCCGGGATTCAAGGTGGATACCGAAGGCCACGCGATGCGGCTGGGCGCATCCAGTCAAACCCAGTATGAGCGCGGGGGGAGCGACGCCATCACCACCATCCGCATCGCCGGCAACGAGACCCTGTACAAGCACGGTGACATTTGGGTGACCGCTTCAGTCGGCGACCGCGATCCGGTGAAGGACCGCAGCAAATTTAAAATCATTCAGCGGTTCTCCGAAGAGTATTTTGCTCTCACCCGCGAGAACACCGCAGAAGAAAACAAGGTTCTGGCTTCCCAGAAGCCGAGCGAGAAACTGGCGATCCTGCTTCGTGGCACGGCTTACCTGATCGAGTAA
- a CDS encoding efflux RND transporter permease subunit: MKLSDVSIQRPVFATMMIMALIVLGLFSYVKLNIDQYPDVDFPFVTITAVLPGAGPEQVETDVTKKIEDAVNTIGGIDHIQSISQEGVAIIVVQFKLEVDGRQAAQEVREKIAAISSDLPDDLEDPVVQRIDPASTPIFNLTVAGNRSEKEITTYTKNVIKKRLENVPGVGRVDLVGGAEREIQVEVDAARLQAYNLSIQDVIQSVTSSNMEVPAGNLTQGSRQILLRTMGKFIRVEDFNHVVVATPGGKPVYLSEVARVVDGVKEQTSLTRQNGKIAVGLSILKQSGSNTVRVAEALQRQVAAIQKELPSDLTLSIARDNSTRIRDMVGDVLFDIFYGGLLAVVVVFLFLANLRATIISAIALPTSIIASFIVMSALHFTLNMMSLLALSLAVGLLIDDAIVVIENIYRHMQMGETPMQAAKAATSEIGLAVMATTFAIVAVFVPVAFIPGLIGRFFFQFGITVSVSVLVSLFVAFTLTPMLASRWLHKEDEELKKDGNLLQKALFYFNHFFELLSHRYQRAVAWSLQHRKTVLVGSIAVFVASMFFMRFLGSAFFPNSDQSELTVTVQSAPGSSLARTADICARIETLLSSRKEVVSTLTTIGAGNDPVTNGSILVKLVKKHERDKGVAQIQDELRTALGSIPGASISFGTTQGPGGGTKPVSMSVRGDDLGRLTKLADKVERIVRGTTGAVDVTNSLETSKPELRIVIDRERASDLGVNVGLIASSVRAMVDGFVATQYQEGDEQFDTRIRLSQSDRTSLDDVNNLTVKSSKDLGNNQKALIPVSAVADVRSASGPSRINRYDRQREIRVEANLSGILLGEALKSIGKETKKLDVPPGYAIGVTGQGEMQAEAFANILMALVLAIVFVYIVLAAQFESFSYPFAIMFSLPMALIGAVFALIAFHSALSVMSMIGIIMLMGLVTKNGILLVDFANVLRSRGMARTEALIQAGAARLRPILMTTFAMIFGMVPVAFALGEGSEFRSPMGQAVIGGLLTSTLLTLFIVPVAYSILDDFSFSRLFSRKSRKQGKEGHPSRVPIPERVLEND; the protein is encoded by the coding sequence ATGAAGCTTTCTGATGTTTCGATTCAGCGCCCCGTTTTCGCCACGATGATGATCATGGCGCTCATTGTGCTGGGCCTGTTCTCCTATGTTAAACTGAATATTGATCAGTATCCGGACGTCGACTTCCCGTTTGTCACTATCACCGCCGTACTACCCGGAGCCGGCCCGGAGCAAGTCGAAACCGATGTGACCAAGAAGATCGAGGACGCAGTCAATACCATCGGCGGTATTGATCACATCCAATCCATCTCGCAGGAAGGCGTCGCGATTATCGTCGTCCAGTTCAAGCTGGAAGTGGACGGACGCCAGGCGGCACAGGAGGTGCGCGAGAAGATTGCCGCCATCAGCTCCGATCTGCCGGACGATCTCGAAGATCCGGTGGTGCAGCGGATTGATCCTGCCAGTACGCCGATCTTTAACCTGACGGTGGCGGGAAACCGTTCCGAAAAAGAGATCACCACCTACACCAAGAACGTCATCAAGAAGCGTCTGGAAAATGTTCCGGGTGTCGGTCGGGTGGATCTGGTAGGCGGCGCCGAACGCGAGATTCAGGTGGAGGTGGATGCCGCCCGCTTGCAGGCCTATAACCTCTCCATTCAGGACGTCATCCAGAGCGTCACCAGTTCCAACATGGAAGTCCCGGCGGGAAATCTGACCCAAGGATCGCGGCAGATTCTGCTGCGCACGATGGGCAAGTTCATCCGCGTGGAAGACTTCAACCATGTGGTGGTGGCGACTCCCGGCGGCAAGCCGGTCTACCTGTCCGAAGTCGCCCGCGTGGTGGACGGCGTCAAAGAGCAGACCAGCCTGACGCGGCAAAACGGAAAGATTGCGGTCGGTCTCAGCATCCTGAAGCAGTCCGGCAGCAATACCGTGCGTGTCGCCGAAGCCCTGCAGCGTCAGGTCGCCGCCATTCAAAAGGAATTGCCGTCCGACCTCACGCTCAGCATTGCCCGCGACAACAGCACCCGCATCCGGGATATGGTCGGCGACGTGCTGTTCGACATTTTCTACGGCGGTCTGCTCGCCGTAGTCGTGGTCTTCCTGTTTCTGGCCAATCTACGCGCCACCATCATCAGCGCCATTGCTCTGCCGACCTCGATCATCGCCAGCTTCATTGTGATGTCCGCGCTGCATTTTACGCTGAACATGATGTCGCTGTTGGCGCTCTCACTGGCGGTAGGACTCTTGATTGACGATGCGATTGTGGTCATCGAGAACATTTACCGGCACATGCAAATGGGGGAAACTCCCATGCAGGCGGCCAAGGCGGCAACCTCCGAAATCGGACTCGCGGTCATGGCCACCACCTTTGCCATTGTGGCCGTATTTGTGCCGGTGGCGTTCATTCCCGGCTTGATTGGCCGCTTCTTCTTTCAGTTCGGCATCACGGTCTCGGTGTCCGTGCTGGTCTCGCTCTTCGTCGCCTTCACCCTCACTCCCATGCTGGCCTCCCGCTGGCTTCACAAGGAGGATGAAGAATTGAAGAAGGACGGCAACCTGCTGCAAAAGGCGCTGTTCTATTTCAATCACTTCTTCGAGCTGCTCAGCCACCGCTACCAGCGGGCCGTTGCCTGGTCGCTGCAGCATCGCAAGACCGTGCTCGTCGGCTCCATTGCGGTGTTCGTGGCCAGCATGTTTTTTATGCGGTTCCTCGGTTCCGCCTTCTTTCCCAATTCCGATCAAAGCGAGCTGACGGTCACGGTTCAGTCGGCGCCGGGCAGCTCGCTTGCTCGCACCGCGGATATCTGCGCGCGGATCGAAACCCTGCTCTCGAGCCGTAAGGAAGTCGTCTCCACCCTTACGACCATCGGTGCGGGCAATGATCCCGTCACCAATGGCTCCATTCTTGTCAAGCTCGTGAAAAAACACGAGCGCGACAAGGGTGTCGCGCAGATTCAGGATGAACTCCGCACCGCGCTGGGCAGCATTCCCGGAGCGTCCATCAGCTTCGGCACGACCCAAGGCCCCGGCGGTGGCACCAAGCCGGTCTCCATGAGCGTGCGCGGCGATGATCTGGGTCGGTTGACGAAGCTTGCCGATAAGGTGGAACGCATTGTGCGCGGAACCACCGGGGCGGTGGACGTCACCAACAGTCTGGAAACCTCCAAGCCGGAATTGCGGATCGTCATCGACCGCGAGCGGGCCTCCGATCTCGGCGTAAACGTCGGCCTGATTGCGTCCAGTGTGCGGGCAATGGTGGACGGCTTTGTGGCCACGCAGTATCAGGAAGGCGACGAGCAGTTCGATACCCGGATCCGTCTGAGTCAGAGCGACCGCACCTCGCTGGATGATGTGAACAATCTGACCGTCAAGAGTTCCAAGGATCTGGGCAACAATCAGAAGGCGCTGATTCCCGTCAGTGCTGTTGCAGACGTTCGTTCGGCGTCCGGCCCGTCCCGTATTAACCGCTACGACCGCCAGCGCGAGATTCGCGTCGAGGCGAATCTTTCGGGAATTCTGCTGGGTGAGGCTCTGAAAAGCATCGGCAAGGAAACGAAGAAGCTGGATGTTCCGCCGGGCTATGCGATTGGCGTAACCGGACAGGGCGAAATGCAGGCGGAAGCGTTCGCCAACATTCTGATGGCCCTTGTGCTCGCCATTGTATTTGTCTACATTGTGCTGGCCGCGCAGTTCGAGAGCTTCTCCTATCCCTTCGCCATCATGTTCTCCCTGCCCATGGCGCTCATCGGAGCCGTCTTTGCCCTCATCGCCTTCCACAGCGCGCTCTCGGTGATGTCGATGATCGGCATTATTATGCTGATGGGTCTGGTCACCAAGAACGGCATTTTGCTGGTGGACTTTGCCAATGTTCTCCGGTCACGGGGCATGGCCCGCACGGAGGCGCTGATTCAGGCCGGCGCAGCGCGACTGCGGCCGATTCTCATGACCACCTTTGCCATGATCTTCGGCATGGTGCCCGTGGCCTTTGCCCTCGGTGAAGGCAGCGAGTTCCGTTCGCCGATGGGGCAGGCCGTGATCGGCGGACTTCTGACGTCGACCCTGCTCACTCTGTTCATCGTTCCCGTGGCCTATTCGATCCTCGATGACTTTTCTTTCAGCCGGCTCTTCTCCCGGAAGTCACGAAAGCAAGGGAAAGAAGGTCACCCATCACGAGTCCCAATTCCGGAAAGAGTATTGGAGAACGATTAG
- a CDS encoding FAD-dependent oxidoreductase, with the protein MKLRVLILGAGFGGLEISTILSETLTDSLDLTLIDKSDCFVFGFSKLDVMFGRKTPDSVRLAYRSILKPGVRFLRETITAIDPETRRVTTRKGSYEADILVVALGADYDFGATPGLTEGGNEFYSFAGAERLREVLPTFSRGHAIVGVAAAPFKCPPAPSETALLLHDDLVTRGVRDACRISLVMPFGTPIPPSPDTSNALLTAFAERGIGFVPNRCVVELDPVRRVAVLDDRSEMPYDLFLGVPKHCVPQVVVQSGMTEAGWIPVTPKNLRTRFPGVWAVGDVTSVGTTPKAGVFAENAARVAAASIIAELQGGEEPAAYTGAGTCYVEFGGERVGRVDVDFLSGPSPTGRYTAASVELAKEKQQYGASRQSRWFEH; encoded by the coding sequence ATGAAATTACGTGTTCTCATTTTAGGAGCGGGTTTCGGTGGACTCGAAATCAGCACCATCCTGTCCGAGACGCTCACCGACAGCCTTGACCTTACGCTGATCGACAAGAGTGACTGCTTCGTCTTCGGCTTTTCCAAGCTCGACGTGATGTTTGGCCGCAAGACGCCGGATTCGGTGCGGCTTGCCTACCGCAGTATTCTGAAACCCGGAGTGCGCTTTCTGCGGGAGACCATCACCGCCATCGACCCTGAAACCCGGCGCGTCACCACCCGGAAGGGAAGCTACGAGGCCGATATTCTGGTGGTGGCGCTGGGCGCAGATTACGATTTTGGAGCGACACCGGGGCTGACGGAGGGAGGCAATGAATTCTACTCTTTTGCGGGCGCGGAGCGGCTGCGGGAGGTGCTGCCCACCTTCTCGAGAGGACACGCGATTGTGGGCGTTGCGGCGGCGCCGTTCAAGTGTCCGCCGGCTCCCAGCGAAACCGCCCTGCTGCTGCACGACGACCTTGTAACGCGCGGAGTACGCGATGCCTGCCGGATCAGCCTGGTCATGCCGTTCGGCACACCGATTCCGCCTTCGCCCGACACGTCCAACGCTCTGCTTACGGCCTTTGCCGAGCGGGGAATCGGCTTCGTCCCGAACCGGTGTGTGGTGGAGCTTGACCCTGTACGGCGCGTGGCTGTTTTGGATGACCGAAGTGAGATGCCCTATGACTTGTTCCTCGGGGTTCCGAAGCACTGTGTCCCGCAGGTTGTTGTCCAGAGCGGCATGACCGAGGCCGGCTGGATTCCCGTCACCCCGAAAAACCTCAGGACGCGCTTTCCCGGCGTGTGGGCTGTGGGTGATGTCACCAGTGTCGGGACCACTCCTAAGGCGGGTGTGTTCGCCGAAAACGCGGCGCGGGTCGCTGCCGCATCGATTATTGCAGAGCTGCAAGGCGGCGAAGAACCGGCGGCCTATACAGGAGCGGGAACCTGCTATGTCGAGTTTGGCGGCGAGCGGGTCGGGCGCGTGGATGTGGATTTTCTCTCCGGGCCGTCACCCACAGGACGCTACACCGCGGCCTCGGTTGAGCTGGCCAAAGAGAAGCAGCAGTACGGAGCGAGCCGCCAGAGCCGCTGGTTCGAACATTAA
- a CDS encoding sigma factor — protein sequence MMSEQDLARHLAQAKAGDAASLGLLCEEARVRLQLVVKYRLGRWPEADREDLVQDALMTFCDKLQEIDRTPMAFALWILRQKIGNEFQKAYRNRERSFTEAFGLPGREGEDRIVEPPDPEDDLAVQYDRKETVERMRVAIRGLSDFCRAVFAGVLEGLRMQDIWEQYRQIEPGLQRSAFDKRTHDCRRKLFARMGAAE from the coding sequence ATGATGAGTGAACAGGATCTGGCCCGGCACCTCGCCCAGGCAAAAGCGGGCGATGCGGCGAGCCTTGGCCTTTTGTGCGAAGAGGCCAGGGTAAGACTTCAGCTCGTGGTCAAATATCGGTTGGGACGGTGGCCGGAGGCCGACCGCGAGGACTTGGTGCAGGATGCCTTGATGACATTTTGCGACAAGCTTCAGGAAATAGACCGGACTCCCATGGCCTTCGCGCTGTGGATTCTCCGGCAGAAAATCGGCAATGAATTCCAAAAGGCTTACCGGAACCGGGAGCGCTCTTTTACCGAAGCCTTTGGACTTCCCGGACGGGAGGGAGAGGACCGAATTGTGGAGCCTCCGGATCCGGAGGATGATCTGGCCGTCCAATATGATCGCAAGGAAACCGTGGAGCGTATGCGCGTGGCTATCCGTGGGCTCAGTGATTTCTGCCGGGCCGTCTTTGCGGGCGTGCTCGAAGGACTGCGCATGCAGGATATCTGGGAGCAGTACCGGCAGATTGAACCGGGCTTGCAGCGCAGCGCCTTTGACAAGCGCACGCACGATTGCCGCCGCAAACTCTTCGCGCGGATGGGAGCAGCCGAATGA